In the genome of Hyphobacterium sp. CCMP332, one region contains:
- a CDS encoding ABC transporter substrate-binding protein has protein sequence MGREIEISSPIERVISLVPSQTELLFDLGLASKIVGRTRFCIHPKQSVSRIPIIGGSKNFNLEKIRSLKPDLIIGNKEENKKDLILELEKSYPVWLSNVLTFEDSLVMIKSVSQLFEKCSKGNDLINRIIFQFNSIPDFNGHTVLYLIWSKPYMGVGTNTFINSILEKLGLKNVLQGIQRYPQLTDKQINRLKPDFVFLSSEPFPFKAKHKEKIKELTPNSSINFVNGEMFSWYGSRLLQAPNYFKLLFKSINE, from the coding sequence ATGGGTAGGGAAATTGAAATTTCCTCACCTATAGAAAGGGTAATATCACTGGTGCCTAGCCAGACCGAGCTACTCTTTGATCTTGGATTGGCTTCAAAAATCGTAGGAAGGACCAGGTTTTGTATTCATCCAAAGCAGTCGGTTTCTAGAATTCCCATCATAGGAGGGTCTAAGAATTTTAACCTCGAAAAAATCAGAAGTTTAAAACCTGATTTAATAATTGGTAACAAGGAAGAAAATAAAAAAGACTTGATTCTGGAGCTTGAAAAATCTTACCCAGTATGGTTAAGTAATGTTCTCACATTTGAAGATTCCCTGGTCATGATAAAATCAGTTTCGCAATTATTTGAAAAGTGTAGTAAAGGAAATGATTTAATTAATAGAATAATTTTCCAATTCAACAGCATTCCTGACTTTAATGGACATACTGTTCTTTATCTTATATGGTCAAAACCTTACATGGGTGTTGGAACCAATACTTTTATTAACTCAATTTTAGAAAAATTAGGTTTAAAAAATGTTTTACAGGGAATACAACGTTATCCGCAACTCACTGATAAACAAATTAATAGGCTCAAACCAGATTTTGTATTTCTGTCTTCAGAACCATTTCCGTTTAAAGCAAAACACAAAGAAAAAATAAAGGAATTGACACCAAATTCAAGCATTAATTTCGTGAATGGTGAAATGTTTTCATGGTATGGAAGCAGATTGTTACAAGCTCCAAACTACTTTAAATTGTTGTTTAAAAGCATAAATGAATAG
- the pfkA gene encoding 6-phosphofructokinase, which translates to MKKVAVFTSGGDAPGMNACVRAAVRGAIYHGVEIYGIMKGYNGMIHGEIKHLAVRSVSNIIQTGGTILKSARSMEFMTKEGRQKAYENLKKHEIEGLIAIGGNGTFTGAKIFHEEYGIPTVGAPGTIDNDLYGTDYTIGYDTAVNTALDAIDKIRDTASSHDRVFFIEVMGRDSGYIAIYTGIGGGAELILVPETETSIEDVKNTLQKSWDKKKSSSIIVVAEGDELGNANDVAEKVKNVMPKFDFRVTNLGHVQRGGTPTAADRVLASRLGLGALEGLISGKTNVMAGVVNNKLVYTNFDDAINKSKPINPELLRLNTILSI; encoded by the coding sequence ATGAAAAAAGTAGCAGTTTTTACTTCCGGTGGTGATGCCCCCGGAATGAATGCATGTGTTAGAGCAGCAGTTAGGGGAGCCATATATCATGGTGTTGAAATTTATGGCATTATGAAAGGATACAATGGGATGATTCATGGTGAAATTAAACATCTCGCCGTGCGATCGGTAAGTAATATTATTCAAACCGGCGGAACAATTTTAAAGTCTGCACGATCCATGGAATTCATGACAAAAGAAGGCAGGCAAAAGGCCTATGAAAACTTAAAAAAACACGAAATCGAGGGCTTAATTGCAATTGGTGGTAATGGAACATTTACAGGTGCAAAAATATTTCACGAAGAATACGGGATTCCGACCGTCGGAGCACCGGGAACTATTGATAACGACCTTTATGGCACGGATTACACAATCGGTTATGATACAGCGGTAAACACTGCTCTGGATGCCATTGATAAAATTAGAGACACGGCCAGTTCGCATGATCGTGTTTTCTTTATTGAGGTTATGGGTAGAGATTCAGGATACATTGCAATATATACTGGTATAGGAGGTGGGGCTGAACTTATATTAGTACCAGAAACTGAAACCAGTATTGAAGATGTTAAAAATACACTTCAAAAGAGTTGGGACAAAAAAAAGTCCTCATCGATAATAGTCGTAGCCGAGGGTGACGAATTGGGAAATGCTAATGACGTTGCTGAAAAAGTTAAAAATGTCATGCCCAAGTTTGATTTTAGAGTGACTAACCTTGGTCATGTTCAAAGAGGAGGTACGCCAACTGCGGCAGACAGGGTTTTAGCGAGCAGACTTGGTCTTGGAGCTCTTGAAGGCTTAATTAGCGGCAAAACAAATGTGATGGCTGGCGTAGTTAACAATAAACTTGTTTATACGAATTTCGATGATGCCATAAATAAGAGCAAACCCATCAACCCAGAACTGCTGAGATTAAATACTATATTGAGTATCTAG
- a CDS encoding 2-oxo acid dehydrogenase subunit E2, producing the protein MAQVEMVMPKMGESIMEATVLSWLKKEGDTIEQDESVLEVATDKVDTEVPATHAGKLAKILAKDGDVVPVGNPIAIIETEAVIEESEIKDPGPKSKVDIPSEVKQGIEEMQKQTETIIKPLEKPQSGRFYSPLVMSIAKEENISMDELETVPGTGKEGRVSKKDILAYLDVRKTGKIVAKVASGQTAGAHSMNGQNEIIEMDRMRKMIADRMLESKRTSPHVTSFVEADVTNIVNWRNKNKAQFEKKEGQKLTFTPIFVEAIVKAIKDFPMINISVDGHKIIRKNNINIGMAVALRDGNLIVPVIKNADQLNLKGIALKVNDLAERARINKLNPDDLSDGTYTISNVGSFGNVMGTPIIVQPQVAIMAVGSIKKKPAVIETEQGDLIGIRHMMFLSHSYDHRVVDGSLGGMFVRRVADYLEQFDINQSI; encoded by the coding sequence ATGGCACAGGTAGAAATGGTAATGCCCAAAATGGGAGAAAGTATTATGGAGGCGACGGTATTGTCCTGGCTCAAAAAAGAAGGCGATACTATTGAGCAAGACGAATCCGTATTAGAGGTTGCCACTGATAAGGTTGATACAGAAGTACCGGCAACGCATGCTGGTAAATTGGCAAAAATATTGGCCAAAGACGGAGATGTTGTTCCTGTAGGTAATCCAATAGCTATTATCGAAACTGAAGCAGTAATTGAGGAATCTGAAATAAAAGATCCTGGGCCAAAATCCAAAGTTGACATACCTTCAGAAGTGAAGCAAGGCATTGAGGAAATGCAAAAGCAAACTGAAACTATCATAAAGCCATTAGAAAAGCCTCAATCAGGCCGATTTTATTCTCCTCTGGTCATGAGTATTGCCAAGGAGGAAAACATCAGCATGGATGAGCTGGAAACAGTACCAGGAACAGGAAAAGAAGGCCGTGTAAGCAAAAAAGACATTCTGGCTTATCTAGATGTCAGGAAAACAGGTAAAATCGTTGCAAAGGTTGCATCAGGTCAAACTGCAGGTGCTCATAGCATGAATGGTCAAAATGAGATCATTGAAATGGATCGTATGCGTAAGATGATTGCAGATAGGATGTTGGAATCGAAAAGAACCTCACCGCATGTAACCTCTTTTGTTGAAGCAGATGTCACGAATATTGTTAATTGGAGAAACAAAAATAAAGCTCAATTTGAAAAGAAAGAAGGTCAAAAATTAACTTTCACACCAATTTTTGTAGAGGCCATCGTTAAAGCAATTAAAGATTTCCCTATGATCAACATTTCAGTTGACGGTCATAAAATAATTAGGAAGAATAACATAAATATCGGTATGGCTGTAGCATTGAGGGATGGCAATTTAATTGTCCCTGTGATTAAAAATGCCGATCAACTAAATCTAAAAGGGATTGCACTCAAAGTCAATGATTTGGCCGAAAGAGCAAGAATAAACAAACTTAATCCTGATGACCTTTCAGACGGTACATATACCATTTCAAATGTTGGTTCCTTTGGAAATGTTATGGGTACACCAATAATTGTTCAACCTCAGGTTGCAATCATGGCAGTGGGCTCAATAAAGAAAAAACCGGCAGTTATTGAAACAGAGCAAGGAGACCTTATTGGTATCAGGCATATGATGTTTCTTTCCCATTCTTATGATCATAGAGTCGTGGATGGTTCTCTTGGAGGAATGTTTGTTAGGAGGGTCGCCGATTACCTCGAGCAATTCGATATCAATCAAAGTATTTAA
- a CDS encoding CHASE2 domain-containing protein, which yields MRKRILLDSIFGTTFIFFLIGVVFQFSAFGIFDVLDPIGDALKDVETTDIVFSQFRGETNADDNIVLVNIGLLPRAGIAEQINIINKYKPKVIGLDCFFAEPKDPIGDSLLAAAISNTENIVLASKLAECGEGKGECDTLIGSNPFFTQYASSLGFANLISDAKSQDQFKTNRTFTSNEKVKGEVQNAFSVELANYYEPEKVKKLLSRNNNYEVINYRGYGRLGGKFFSLDVSDVFMENFDPSIIKDKIVIFGFLGNDFEDHSWEDKYYTPLNENYAGRTNPDMFGVTIHANIIAMILNEDYINVMSEWQSILAGIFLCFINVYLFTIIYMKKQLWYDGLTKLIQIVEVILILFLIIVIFHEFQYKLNITLGIVAVLLAGDALEVYQGVIKNLYGSIESTIFKKSK from the coding sequence ATGAGAAAAAGAATTTTACTTGATTCGATTTTTGGGACAACCTTTATTTTTTTTCTGATTGGGGTTGTATTTCAATTTTCTGCATTTGGCATTTTTGATGTACTGGATCCCATTGGGGATGCATTAAAAGATGTAGAAACCACAGACATAGTTTTTTCTCAATTTCGAGGCGAAACCAATGCAGATGACAATATTGTTTTGGTAAATATAGGTTTGTTGCCGCGAGCCGGAATTGCAGAACAAATTAATATTATAAATAAGTATAAACCCAAAGTGATCGGGCTTGATTGTTTTTTTGCTGAACCCAAAGATCCGATAGGAGATAGCCTCCTAGCTGCCGCTATATCAAATACTGAAAATATCGTATTGGCGAGTAAACTTGCTGAATGTGGCGAAGGGAAAGGGGAGTGCGATACCTTAATCGGTTCAAATCCCTTTTTTACTCAATATGCATCTTCGCTTGGCTTTGCAAATCTGATAAGTGATGCTAAAAGTCAGGATCAGTTTAAAACCAACCGAACATTTACGTCAAATGAAAAAGTAAAAGGCGAGGTTCAAAATGCTTTTTCAGTTGAATTGGCGAATTATTATGAACCGGAAAAAGTAAAAAAGCTATTAAGTCGGAATAACAATTATGAAGTTATCAATTATAGAGGTTATGGAAGGTTAGGTGGAAAATTTTTCTCTTTGGACGTTTCAGACGTGTTTATGGAGAATTTTGATCCCAGCATAATTAAAGATAAAATTGTCATATTTGGTTTTTTGGGGAATGATTTTGAAGATCATTCATGGGAGGATAAATATTATACACCATTAAATGAAAATTATGCCGGAAGAACAAACCCGGATATGTTTGGTGTAACTATTCATGCAAATATAATCGCTATGATTCTCAACGAGGATTATATAAATGTAATGAGTGAATGGCAAAGTATATTAGCTGGTATCTTTTTATGCTTTATCAACGTATACTTATTTACTATTATTTATATGAAAAAGCAATTATGGTATGATGGATTGACTAAATTGATTCAAATTGTTGAAGTTATCCTTATACTGTTTTTGATTATCGTAATTTTTCATGAATTTCAATACAAGCTAAATATCACGCTTGGAATTGTTGCTGTATTGCTTGCCGGAGATGCTTTGGAGGTATATCAGGGGGTAATTAAAAATTTATATGGAAGTATTGAAAGTACTATCTTTAAAAAAAGTAAGTAA
- the meaB gene encoding methylmalonyl Co-A mutase-associated GTPase MeaB: MIKYSKKELIKGIKNSERVLLSRAITLAESQKEEHRRYIHDIIEKLLPDTGKSLRIGITGVPGVGKSTFIESFGAYLINLGHKVAVLTIDPSSKQSGGSILGDKTRMPKLAVADNAYIRPSPAGISLGGVAGKTREAMLLCEAAGYNIVLVETVGVGQSETAVSEMVDVFLLLMLSGAGDELQGIKKGIMESADIIAINKCDGDNIKKSMEAQMEYKRAVQMFPRKFENWITEVLTVSALENVGMEEIWQKLLKFESLSKKSNHFERNRSGQLINWFETELHFLLNHHLMKTKGIQDNVKRMKSKISKGEISSFRAADMIFYEFLSKVS, translated from the coding sequence TTGATAAAATATTCAAAAAAAGAACTAATAAAAGGAATTAAAAATTCTGAGCGGGTTTTATTAAGTCGTGCCATAACACTTGCTGAAAGTCAAAAGGAAGAACACAGAAGGTATATCCATGATATTATTGAAAAATTATTACCGGATACAGGTAAATCCTTAAGAATTGGAATAACTGGTGTTCCGGGTGTAGGGAAAAGCACATTTATTGAGTCATTTGGAGCATATCTAATCAATTTGGGCCATAAAGTAGCTGTTTTGACTATCGATCCAAGCAGCAAACAAAGTGGCGGAAGTATTCTCGGAGACAAAACCAGGATGCCTAAATTAGCCGTTGCAGATAATGCCTATATACGCCCCTCACCTGCTGGAATCTCTCTGGGTGGCGTTGCCGGCAAAACAAGAGAAGCCATGCTTCTATGCGAAGCCGCCGGTTATAATATCGTTTTAGTTGAAACCGTTGGTGTCGGTCAGTCTGAAACTGCAGTTAGTGAAATGGTAGATGTTTTTTTATTACTAATGCTTTCGGGTGCCGGAGACGAATTGCAAGGCATAAAAAAAGGAATAATGGAAAGTGCTGACATTATTGCAATAAACAAATGCGATGGCGACAACATTAAAAAATCTATGGAAGCGCAAATGGAATATAAAAGAGCAGTACAAATGTTTCCAAGAAAATTTGAGAACTGGATAACTGAAGTTTTGACTGTCTCTGCTCTGGAAAACGTGGGAATGGAAGAAATCTGGCAAAAATTATTGAAATTTGAATCCTTAAGTAAAAAATCAAATCATTTTGAAAGAAACCGATCAGGTCAATTGATAAATTGGTTTGAAACTGAACTTCATTTTTTACTTAATCATCACTTAATGAAAACAAAAGGTATTCAGGATAATGTGAAAAGAATGAAAAGTAAAATAAGCAAAGGCGAAATTTCCTCATTCAGAGCGGCTGATATGATTTTTTACGAATTTCTAAGTAAAGTATCGTAA
- a CDS encoding M42 family metallopeptidase, with amino-acid sequence MRKESFEFLKKYLNNASPTGFESPGQQLWLDYIKPYVDEYFCDTYGTAVGVVKPGQDYKVVIEAHADEISWFVSHITKEGYIYVKRNGGSDHQIAPSMRVNIHTKKGLVKGVFGWPAIHVRNREKEQAPSLKNIIVDIGAESMEEVEKMGVHVGCVITFQDEMTVLNDKFIVGRALDNRAGGFMIAEVARLLKEKNVKLPFSLYIVNSVQEEIGLRGAEMIAARIKPNLAIITDVTHDTDSPLYDKIEQGDISCAKGPVVSYGPAVHNNVLNQIIETAEKKKIPFQRLAASRSTGTDTDAFAYSNEGVASALISLPLKYMHTTVETVHKDDVENVIQLILESLKSVKKGQDFSYIK; translated from the coding sequence ATGCGCAAAGAGAGCTTTGAATTTCTCAAAAAATATTTAAATAATGCTTCACCAACCGGTTTTGAATCACCGGGACAACAATTATGGCTCGATTACATCAAGCCCTATGTCGATGAATATTTTTGTGACACATACGGTACAGCTGTTGGGGTAGTAAAACCGGGACAGGATTACAAAGTTGTAATAGAAGCACATGCCGATGAAATTTCATGGTTTGTTAGTCACATTACTAAAGAAGGATATATTTATGTAAAGAGAAATGGCGGTTCGGATCATCAGATTGCCCCTTCTATGCGTGTAAACATTCATACAAAAAAAGGACTAGTAAAGGGCGTGTTTGGCTGGCCTGCGATTCACGTTAGAAACAGAGAAAAAGAACAGGCGCCATCTTTAAAAAATATAATTGTTGATATTGGTGCAGAATCAATGGAAGAAGTTGAAAAAATGGGTGTTCATGTGGGTTGTGTCATTACATTTCAAGATGAGATGACCGTTCTCAATGATAAATTCATTGTGGGAAGAGCCCTCGATAACAGGGCAGGAGGTTTTATGATTGCTGAGGTTGCAAGACTTCTTAAAGAGAAAAATGTAAAATTACCGTTTTCACTCTATATAGTTAATTCAGTCCAGGAAGAAATTGGATTGCGAGGTGCTGAAATGATAGCAGCCAGGATTAAACCGAATCTCGCCATTATCACTGACGTTACACATGACACTGATAGCCCTCTTTATGATAAGATAGAACAGGGAGATATTTCATGTGCAAAAGGACCGGTGGTTTCTTATGGTCCGGCTGTCCATAATAATGTACTCAATCAAATAATTGAAACAGCTGAGAAAAAGAAAATTCCATTTCAGCGATTGGCGGCATCGCGATCAACCGGAACTGACACCGATGCTTTTGCTTATTCCAACGAAGGTGTGGCCTCAGCGCTTATATCCTTACCTTTAAAATACATGCATACTACGGTTGAAACTGTTCATAAGGATGATGTCGAAAATGTCATTCAATTAATTTTAGAGTCTTTAAAATCAGTTAAAAAGGGTCAGGATTTCAGCTACATCAAGTAA
- a CDS encoding competence/damage-inducible protein A, translating to MKEVNAEIITIGDEILIGQIIDTNSQWISSELDLIGIKVNRKTSIRDEEKAILNELEDAFKRSNLILMTGGLGPTKDDITKKTIAKFFNVELQRNEDILSHVKSLFEKRGRKMNDFNLGQADIPSNCTPLMNYFGTAPGMWFENEGKILVSMPGIPLEMKKLVKNDVIPRLRKFFKTPIIKHKTIKTVGIGESDMMSLISDWEHSLPEHIKLAYLPRLGQVRLRLSGIGNNESMLETELNNWSDKLNNYIPKFIFGYENDEIEEIIGKKLASAKLTVATAESCTGGQVASKITSVSGSSAYFIGSVIAYSNDIKISELNVNFKDLEEQGAVSEVVVKQMAENIRLKFNTDIGLSTSGIAGPDGGTKEKPVGTVWIALSDKKGTIAKKLQIGLNREMNIELSTLSVLNLLRKRLMNWI from the coding sequence ATGAAAGAGGTAAATGCCGAAATAATTACTATAGGCGATGAAATTCTTATCGGTCAAATAATAGATACCAATTCACAATGGATTAGTTCAGAACTTGATTTAATAGGAATTAAAGTAAACAGGAAGACCAGCATTCGAGACGAGGAAAAAGCTATTCTCAACGAACTGGAAGATGCATTTAAAAGATCAAATCTAATTTTGATGACTGGTGGCCTGGGGCCCACCAAAGACGACATTACCAAAAAAACAATTGCTAAATTCTTTAATGTCGAATTGCAAAGAAATGAAGATATATTAAGTCATGTTAAGTCCTTGTTTGAAAAAAGAGGACGGAAAATGAACGATTTTAATTTGGGACAGGCTGATATTCCTTCAAATTGCACTCCTCTTATGAATTATTTTGGAACCGCTCCGGGGATGTGGTTTGAAAATGAAGGAAAAATACTGGTTTCAATGCCCGGAATACCTCTGGAAATGAAAAAACTGGTAAAAAATGACGTCATTCCGCGACTTAGAAAATTTTTTAAAACGCCAATTATTAAACATAAAACAATCAAAACCGTAGGTATTGGGGAATCTGATATGATGTCTTTGATTTCCGATTGGGAACATTCCTTACCTGAACATATAAAATTAGCTTATCTGCCGCGTTTAGGTCAGGTAAGATTAAGATTGTCAGGCATTGGAAATAATGAATCAATGCTCGAAACCGAACTTAATAATTGGTCAGATAAACTCAATAATTATATACCAAAATTCATATTTGGCTATGAAAATGATGAAATAGAAGAAATAATTGGGAAAAAATTAGCTTCAGCTAAACTTACTGTAGCTACAGCCGAAAGTTGCACAGGAGGCCAGGTGGCTTCAAAAATAACATCTGTTTCAGGAAGTTCTGCCTACTTTATCGGATCAGTAATTGCGTATTCCAATGATATAAAAATTTCAGAACTTAATGTAAATTTTAAAGATCTTGAAGAGCAAGGAGCTGTAAGTGAGGTGGTTGTAAAACAAATGGCGGAGAATATAAGACTTAAATTTAATACCGATATTGGATTATCGACAAGTGGAATTGCAGGTCCTGATGGAGGTACTAAAGAGAAACCAGTTGGTACAGTTTGGATTGCTTTATCTGACAAAAAGGGTACAATAGCCAAAAAACTTCAAATTGGACTCAATAGAGAAATGAATATTGAATTGAGCACACTTTCGGTGCTCAATTTGCTTAGGAAGAGATTAATGAATTGGATTTAA
- a CDS encoding 3-phosphoshikimate 1-carboxyvinyltransferase, which translates to MKSQFWLQHSGNFKNDIGISLPLSKSISNRVLILEAISLGSIYSKKYSDSSDTHTLISCIKNINSTFLDAKDAGTTYRFLVALASLSDHEITISGTSRMKLRPVKALVEVLQNMGAEILYLEKNGFPPLKIKPPKNRLRTYSELKIHDTSSSQFISALMLIAPVVKNGIHLSFPRFMPSYSYIEMTAELFKKAEIEFELGDDFVKIPEQDLSEKKICIEIEKDWSSASYFFSMMACGSWENIFLKELTLKSIQRDTKIIEYFKPLGISAEENKEGITLRKAKPKTNPKLIFDFKDNLDLSLTVIVAYALNKIDIKVKGIENLVLKESDRIESLKLELRKINVNFNKSGNFWQLRTSGLNIPKSIILNTYNDHRIAMAFSVLAIHTKLQIDNPEVVNKSFPGFWDQLTFLGLAQSY; encoded by the coding sequence ATGAAAAGCCAATTTTGGCTTCAACATTCGGGCAATTTCAAAAATGATATTGGTATTAGTTTGCCCCTGTCAAAAAGTATTAGTAACAGGGTACTAATTCTTGAGGCTATATCATTGGGGAGTATTTATTCCAAAAAATACAGCGATTCCTCTGATACCCATACACTTATTAGTTGTATAAAAAATATAAATTCAACCTTTTTGGATGCTAAAGATGCCGGTACAACTTACCGGTTTTTAGTGGCGCTTGCTTCTTTAAGTGATCATGAAATTACGATAAGCGGAACTTCCAGAATGAAATTGAGACCTGTGAAAGCTTTAGTCGAAGTATTGCAAAATATGGGTGCTGAAATACTTTACCTCGAAAAGAATGGATTTCCCCCTTTAAAAATTAAGCCTCCAAAAAATAGGCTAAGAACATATTCAGAATTGAAAATTCATGATACCAGCAGTAGCCAATTTATATCAGCATTAATGTTGATTGCCCCTGTTGTTAAAAACGGCATTCATTTATCTTTTCCACGTTTTATGCCATCCTATTCTTATATAGAAATGACAGCAGAACTTTTTAAGAAAGCAGAAATTGAATTTGAATTAGGTGATGATTTTGTAAAAATACCCGAGCAGGATCTCAGTGAAAAGAAAATATGTATTGAGATAGAAAAAGACTGGTCAAGTGCTTCTTATTTCTTTTCAATGATGGCATGCGGTTCCTGGGAAAACATTTTTTTAAAAGAATTAACCCTTAAGTCAATTCAAAGAGACACAAAAATTATTGAATATTTTAAACCATTGGGTATCAGCGCTGAAGAGAACAAAGAGGGAATTACTCTTAGAAAAGCGAAACCAAAAACAAATCCTAAGCTAATATTTGATTTTAAAGATAATCTGGATCTAAGCCTAACTGTTATTGTTGCCTACGCATTAAATAAAATAGATATAAAAGTTAAAGGAATTGAAAACCTGGTATTAAAGGAAAGCGATAGAATAGAATCCCTTAAGCTAGAATTGAGAAAAATCAATGTTAATTTTAACAAGTCAGGTAATTTTTGGCAATTGAGAACATCCGGACTAAATATCCCTAAATCTATTATTTTGAACACGTACAATGATCACAGAATTGCAATGGCTTTTTCAGTATTGGCAATTCACACAAAATTACAGATAGATAATCCGGAAGTTGTAAATAAGTCTTTCCCCGGTTTCTGGGATCAACTCACATTTCTTGGTTTAGCGCAGAGCTATTGA
- a CDS encoding acyl-CoA carboxylase subunit beta, translating into MTKKLSELQIKRFERLKEKNEEALLGGGEKRIESQHKKGKLTARERIELLLDKESFQEIGKFVTHRSKDFGLDKQHFLGDGVITGYGNISGRLVYVFAQDFTVFGGSLSEAHAEKIVRIMDLAMKNGAPLIGLNDSGGARIQEGVVSLGGYADIFYRNTLASGVVPQISAVMGPCAGGAVYSPAITDFILMVEETSYMFVTGPHVVKTVTGENVSSEDLGGASAHAVKSGVTHVSCENEKVCIENIKTLLSYIPQNCEEDAPIYPYEAQDESRPDLDSIIPESTSQPYDMRDVVNGIVDKDSFFEIHKDYAENMVVGFARLGGRSIGVVGNQPAVLAGVLDINSSKKAARFVRFCDCFNVPLLVMVDVPGFLPGTDQEWNGIISNGAKLLYAFSEATVPRITVITRKAYGGAYDVMNSKHIGADMNFAWPSAEIAVMGAKGAAEIIFRKEIAESESPEEKLKEKEKEYTDKFAHPYRAAARGYIDEVILPRNTRIKLLQAFKMAENKVDKIPKKKHGNLPL; encoded by the coding sequence ATGACTAAGAAATTATCTGAATTACAAATTAAAAGATTTGAAAGGTTAAAAGAGAAGAATGAAGAGGCTTTACTTGGAGGTGGAGAGAAAAGAATTGAATCTCAACACAAGAAAGGTAAATTAACGGCAAGAGAGAGAATTGAGCTTCTATTGGACAAAGAAAGTTTTCAGGAGATTGGAAAATTCGTCACCCATAGGAGTAAGGATTTTGGGCTTGACAAACAACATTTCCTCGGCGACGGGGTAATTACAGGTTATGGGAATATCTCAGGCCGGTTGGTTTATGTATTTGCACAGGATTTCACGGTATTCGGTGGTTCACTTTCAGAAGCACACGCTGAAAAGATTGTTCGGATCATGGACCTTGCAATGAAAAATGGAGCACCATTAATAGGTTTAAATGATTCTGGAGGAGCACGTATTCAGGAAGGTGTTGTTTCATTGGGTGGCTATGCAGATATTTTTTATAGAAATACTTTGGCTTCAGGAGTGGTACCGCAAATTTCTGCCGTCATGGGCCCTTGTGCAGGAGGTGCAGTATATTCACCTGCAATTACAGATTTCATTTTGATGGTTGAGGAAACATCGTATATGTTCGTAACAGGTCCTCATGTTGTTAAAACAGTGACCGGTGAGAATGTGAGTTCCGAGGATTTGGGAGGTGCAAGCGCACATGCGGTAAAAAGTGGTGTCACTCATGTTTCTTGCGAAAATGAAAAAGTTTGTATTGAAAATATCAAAACACTATTGTCTTATATTCCTCAAAATTGTGAGGAAGATGCTCCTATTTATCCCTATGAAGCTCAGGACGAATCACGCCCCGATTTAGATTCGATAATTCCAGAAAGCACATCTCAACCCTATGATATGAGAGATGTTGTAAATGGAATTGTAGATAAAGATTCATTCTTTGAAATTCATAAGGATTATGCTGAAAACATGGTGGTTGGATTTGCCAGGCTAGGAGGTAGAAGCATCGGTGTAGTTGGCAACCAACCTGCAGTGCTTGCAGGTGTCCTGGATATTAATTCAAGTAAAAAAGCGGCGAGATTTGTACGCTTTTGTGATTGTTTTAACGTACCCTTATTGGTAATGGTGGATGTTCCAGGCTTTCTTCCCGGCACAGATCAGGAATGGAATGGAATAATCTCAAATGGTGCTAAATTGCTTTATGCCTTTAGCGAAGCAACTGTTCCAAGAATTACCGTCATTACCAGAAAAGCATATGGAGGGGCTTATGATGTGATGAATTCAAAACACATTGGTGCAGACATGAATTTTGCGTGGCCAAGTGCTGAAATTGCAGTAATGGGTGCAAAGGGTGCTGCTGAAATAATATTCAGAAAAGAAATTGCTGAATCAGAATCCCCTGAAGAAAAATTGAAGGAAAAAGAAAAAGAATATACCGATAAATTTGCACACCCTTATCGAGCTGCTGCCAGAGGATATATTGATGAGGTTATTCTACCAAGAAATACAAGAATTAAGCTTTTACAGGCTTTTAAAATGGCTGAAAACAAAGTGGACAAGATTCCAAAAAAGAAACATGGAAATCTTCCATTATAA